The following coding sequences lie in one Bacillus marinisedimentorum genomic window:
- a CDS encoding electron transfer flavoprotein subunit alpha/FixB family protein — MSRKVLVVGEMRDNALRNVSFEAVGAGKTIAEGGEVVAVLLGKSINDELAQEMIQYGADRAIKVESDKLENYTPDGYGQALMQVIEQENPEGIVMGHTSVGKDLSPKVASKLGSGLISDTTGIEEAGGNIVFTRPIYSGKAFEKKIVSDGIFFATIRPNNIEAPEKDESRSGDVTSVDANIKDLRTIVKEVLRKATDGVDLSEAKVVIAGGRGVKSADGFEPLNELAEVLGGAVGASRGACDADYCDYSLQIGQTGKVVTPDLYIAAGISGAIQHLAGMSNSKVIVAINKDPEANIFNVADYGIVGDLFEVVPLLTEEFKKLKVNA, encoded by the coding sequence ATGTCAAGAAAAGTATTAGTAGTAGGAGAAATGCGCGATAATGCACTTCGAAATGTATCGTTCGAAGCAGTTGGAGCAGGTAAAACGATAGCAGAAGGCGGCGAAGTTGTGGCCGTTCTGCTCGGCAAATCCATCAATGATGAACTTGCTCAGGAAATGATCCAGTATGGTGCGGACCGTGCCATCAAAGTTGAAAGTGATAAATTGGAAAACTATACGCCAGACGGCTACGGCCAGGCATTGATGCAGGTAATTGAGCAGGAAAATCCTGAAGGCATTGTGATGGGCCACACATCAGTCGGAAAAGATCTTTCCCCGAAAGTGGCCAGCAAGCTTGGTTCCGGATTGATTTCTGATACGACTGGAATTGAAGAAGCAGGCGGAAACATCGTGTTCACCCGGCCGATTTATTCTGGAAAAGCATTTGAGAAGAAAATTGTCTCTGACGGCATCTTCTTTGCGACCATCCGTCCGAATAATATCGAAGCACCTGAAAAGGACGAATCCCGTTCAGGTGATGTCACGTCAGTAGATGCGAATATCAAAGACTTGCGTACAATCGTCAAAGAGGTGCTCCGCAAAGCAACAGACGGTGTGGACCTTTCCGAAGCGAAAGTTGTCATTGCAGGCGGACGCGGTGTGAAAAGTGCAGACGGTTTCGAGCCGCTGAATGAACTTGCCGAAGTGCTTGGCGGCGCAGTAGGCGCTTCCCGCGGTGCATGTGATGCCGATTACTGTGACTATTCACTTCAAATCGGCCAGACCGGTAAAGTCGTCACACCTGACCTTTACATCGCAGCGGGAATTTCAGGGGCAATCCAGCACCTTGCCGGCATGTCGAACTCAAAAGTCATCGTAGCCATCAATAAAGACCCTGAAGCCAACATTTTCAATGTGGCTGATTATGGGATTGTTGGAGACCTGTTTGAAGTCGTGCCGCTGCTGACCGAAGAGTTCAAAAAGCTCAAGGTAAACGCATAA
- a CDS encoding DUF350 domain-containing protein, translated as MDNFWGNVYVETAAHYSVVVLSVVVFMTIFELVTKYQNWDEIKRGNLSVAMATGGKIFGLANIFRYSIAHNDSLITMMVWGAFGFLLLLSGYFIFEFLTPKFKIDDEIENDNRAVGFIAMVISVGLSYVIGSGIG; from the coding sequence ATGGATAATTTTTGGGGAAACGTATACGTCGAGACAGCGGCCCATTACAGTGTGGTCGTCCTGTCTGTTGTTGTGTTCATGACGATATTTGAACTTGTGACCAAATATCAGAATTGGGATGAAATCAAACGGGGGAATCTATCAGTTGCTATGGCCACCGGTGGAAAAATCTTCGGCCTGGCTAACATTTTCCGTTATTCCATTGCCCATAACGACTCACTAATCACGATGATGGTCTGGGGAGCATTCGGATTCTTACTGTTGCTGAGCGGATACTTTATATTTGAGTTTTTGACGCCAAAGTTTAAAATTGATGATGAAATTGAAAATGATAACCGCGCCGTCGGTTTTATCGCTATGGTGATATCAGTCGGCCTATCTTACGTCATCGGTTCAGGGATTGGCTGA
- the trxA gene encoding thioredoxin, with the protein MAIVNVTDQTFSNETTDGVVLVDFWAPWCGPCKMIAPVLEEIDSEMGDNLKIAKLNVDENQETAGRFGVMSIPTLLVFKNGEVVDQIIGFQPKEALTQTLQKHM; encoded by the coding sequence ATGGCAATTGTAAATGTGACAGACCAGACTTTTTCAAACGAAACGACAGATGGTGTAGTACTCGTTGACTTTTGGGCACCATGGTGCGGACCTTGTAAGATGATTGCGCCTGTACTGGAAGAAATCGACTCAGAGATGGGCGACAACTTAAAAATCGCCAAACTGAACGTTGATGAAAATCAGGAAACTGCAGGACGCTTTGGTGTTATGAGCATCCCTACACTTCTCGTCTTCAAAAATGGTGAAGTGGTAGATCAGATCATCGGCTTCCAGCCAAAAGAAGCACTTACCCAAACCCTGCAAAAACACATGTAA
- the polX gene encoding DNA polymerase/3'-5' exonuclease PolX, producing the protein MLQVNKKDVIKTLETIAVYMELKGENSFKVSAYRKAAQALETDDRSLADIGDPTELKGIGKGTGEVITELMETGKSSELEDLKKEVPSGLVPLLQVQGLGGKKLAKLYKELGVIDADSLKKAAGDGEIQKLSGFGKKSEEKILAALEEMGTRPERLPIAFMLAAAEKVEDSLRGMAGIEKWSRAGSLRRMRETVKDMDFIIATEKPENVRNQLLELEGIEEVIASGDTKVSLVMVFGYDVAVDFRLVQPAEFATALHHFTGSKDHNVRMRQLAKEKGEKISEYGVEVQETGEILTFESEEAFFSHFGLPFIPPEIRESGEEVDAYLEADIRLVEVGDIKGDLHMHTTWSDGAYSIEEMVEAARKRGYEYICITDHSQYLRVANGLTPERLRAQRKEIDRLNEKYNDILILSGTEMDILPNAELDFDEHMMGELDLVIASIHSSFSQDRKTIMKRLKQAVKNNHVDIIAHPTGRLIGRREGYDVDLDMLIELAAETDTALELNANPHRLDLSAEWLRKAQDAGVKLSINTDAHQIDTFDHMKIGAAAARKGWVKKETVINTWDIADLTAFLKRNDNS; encoded by the coding sequence ATGCTTCAGGTCAATAAAAAGGATGTCATAAAAACGTTAGAAACAATAGCGGTCTATATGGAATTGAAGGGTGAAAACAGTTTCAAAGTATCGGCATACCGGAAAGCTGCGCAGGCCCTTGAAACAGATGACCGGAGCCTTGCGGACATTGGGGATCCGACGGAACTGAAAGGGATAGGGAAAGGTACAGGGGAAGTGATAACCGAGTTGATGGAAACCGGCAAATCCTCGGAACTCGAAGATTTGAAAAAGGAAGTTCCGTCCGGTCTTGTCCCGCTTTTACAAGTACAGGGGCTTGGCGGGAAGAAACTGGCCAAACTGTATAAGGAGCTCGGAGTCATAGATGCTGATTCGTTAAAAAAAGCGGCAGGGGACGGGGAAATTCAGAAACTCAGCGGATTTGGCAAGAAATCAGAAGAAAAGATTCTTGCTGCCCTTGAAGAAATGGGAACACGGCCTGAACGCCTGCCGATCGCTTTCATGCTTGCAGCTGCTGAAAAGGTGGAAGATTCCCTTAGAGGTATGGCAGGCATTGAAAAGTGGTCAAGGGCAGGAAGCCTGCGGCGCATGAGGGAAACGGTGAAAGATATGGATTTTATTATCGCAACAGAGAAGCCTGAAAACGTCCGGAATCAGCTTCTCGAATTGGAAGGAATCGAGGAAGTCATTGCGAGCGGGGATACGAAGGTTTCCCTTGTCATGGTATTTGGGTATGATGTGGCCGTTGACTTCAGGCTTGTCCAGCCAGCCGAGTTCGCTACCGCGCTCCACCATTTTACCGGATCAAAGGACCATAACGTCCGAATGCGGCAGCTCGCCAAGGAGAAAGGCGAAAAGATCAGCGAGTATGGTGTTGAGGTACAGGAGACCGGAGAAATTCTCACCTTTGAAAGTGAGGAAGCGTTTTTCAGCCATTTCGGACTTCCATTCATTCCGCCGGAAATCAGAGAGTCAGGTGAAGAAGTCGACGCTTACCTGGAAGCTGATATCAGGCTTGTCGAAGTTGGCGATATTAAAGGGGATCTCCATATGCATACGACCTGGAGTGACGGCGCCTATTCGATTGAAGAAATGGTGGAAGCAGCCCGGAAGAGGGGGTATGAATATATTTGCATCACCGATCATTCCCAATATTTGCGGGTGGCAAATGGCCTGACACCGGAAAGGCTCAGGGCACAGCGCAAAGAAATCGACCGCCTTAATGAAAAATATAATGACATTTTAATTCTGTCAGGCACCGAAATGGATATCCTGCCGAATGCCGAACTTGATTTCGATGAACATATGATGGGGGAACTTGATCTTGTGATTGCTTCAATTCATTCAAGCTTTTCACAGGATCGGAAAACGATCATGAAGCGTTTAAAACAGGCAGTCAAAAACAATCACGTTGATATTATCGCTCATCCGACCGGGCGCTTGATCGGCAGGCGGGAAGGATACGATGTGGACCTTGACATGCTTATTGAACTTGCTGCCGAAACGGATACGGCACTTGAGCTGAACGCAAACCCGCATCGGCTCGATCTTTCAGCAGAGTGGCTCAGAAAAGCGCAGGATGCTGGAGTTAAGCTTTCCATTAACACGGATGCCCACCAAATCGATACATTCGACCATATGAAAATCGGCGCAGCTGCAGCCAGAAAAGGCTGGGTGAAAAAAGAGACCGTCATAAATACATGGGATATCGCTGACCTTACCGCCTTTTTAAAAAGGAATGACAATTCGTAA
- a CDS encoding TetR/AcrR family transcriptional regulator, protein MKQNKPKYKKIIEAAVDVIAENGYHQAQVSRIAKQAGVADGTIYLYFKNKEDILISLFQVKMGVLVEEVQKAIAGKTDAEAKLLALTSMHFSLLSEDVNLAVVTQLELRQSSKSLRLKINEVLKDYLQVIDSILEEGIAAGAFDPELDIRLARQMIFGTLDETATNWVMNDHKYNLAALAAPVHRLLVNGLSNQS, encoded by the coding sequence GTGAAACAAAATAAACCAAAGTATAAAAAAATCATTGAGGCTGCTGTCGATGTCATTGCGGAAAATGGGTACCATCAAGCCCAGGTATCACGGATTGCAAAACAGGCTGGTGTAGCAGACGGCACAATCTATCTCTATTTTAAAAACAAAGAAGACATCCTCATTTCACTTTTTCAGGTGAAAATGGGAGTCCTTGTTGAGGAAGTCCAAAAAGCCATTGCAGGAAAAACGGATGCTGAAGCGAAGTTATTAGCGTTGACAAGCATGCACTTCAGTCTTTTGTCAGAGGATGTGAACCTGGCCGTCGTCACACAGCTCGAACTCAGACAGTCATCTAAATCCCTTCGTCTCAAGATTAACGAAGTGTTAAAAGACTATTTGCAGGTTATTGATTCAATCCTTGAAGAAGGGATTGCCGCGGGTGCTTTCGATCCCGAGCTCGATATAAGGCTCGCAAGGCAGATGATATTCGGAACACTTGACGAAACGGCAACCAACTGGGTCATGAATGATCATAAATATAATCTGGCGGCGCTAGCTGCTCCTGTTCACCGGCTGTTAGTGAATGGGCTCAGCAATCAATCATAA
- a CDS encoding enoyl-CoA hydratase, which produces MEYLSWSVRERIAVVTLNRPPANALASGLLDELSQMLDQVEGDREVKVILIHGEGRFFSAGADIKEFTKIESDSDFRNLSTNGQKLFDRMENFKKPIIAAIHGAALGGGLELAMACHIRLVTETAKLGLPELTLGLIPGYAGTQRLPRYIGRPRAIEMMLTGEPITGTDAVLLGLANHAYTDEKLMDEAFALAGKIASKSAVSVSYALELSNYAVDSRFEKGVEKEAELFGRVFQSSDASEGIQAFVEKRKPDFKDE; this is translated from the coding sequence ATGGAATATCTTTCTTGGTCTGTAAGAGAGCGCATTGCTGTTGTTACGTTAAACCGCCCGCCTGCTAATGCGCTGGCATCCGGCCTTCTGGACGAACTGTCGCAAATGCTGGATCAAGTGGAGGGTGACAGGGAAGTGAAGGTCATTCTCATTCACGGGGAAGGCCGTTTCTTTTCAGCCGGGGCCGATATTAAGGAATTTACTAAAATTGAAAGCGATTCCGATTTTCGGAATCTTTCAACAAACGGCCAAAAACTGTTCGACAGGATGGAAAATTTCAAAAAGCCGATTATTGCCGCAATCCACGGAGCGGCACTTGGCGGAGGGCTTGAACTTGCGATGGCCTGCCATATCCGCCTTGTGACCGAAACAGCCAAGCTTGGGCTCCCTGAATTGACACTCGGTTTGATTCCTGGGTATGCGGGAACGCAGCGTCTTCCGCGATACATAGGCAGGCCGAGGGCAATTGAGATGATGTTGACAGGAGAGCCAATTACCGGTACTGATGCGGTCCTGCTGGGTCTTGCCAATCATGCTTATACTGATGAGAAACTGATGGATGAAGCATTTGCCCTCGCCGGCAAGATCGCTTCAAAAAGTGCCGTTTCCGTTTCTTATGCGCTGGAGCTGTCGAATTATGCTGTCGATTCCCGGTTTGAAAAGGGAGTCGAAAAAGAAGCGGAACTGTTTGGCCGCGTCTTTCAATCTAGCGATGCTAGTGAAGGGATACAGGCTTTCGTTGAAAAAAGGAAGCCGGATTTTAAAGATGAATAA
- a CDS encoding long-chain-fatty-acid--CoA ligase: MEQLSQNPWLKHYPEQIGEKLDYPDKPVGQFLKEADEEMPEKKALHFLGKEMTYKEVYEQAVRFANYLQTLGIQKGDRVSIMLPNSPQGVISYYGILLAGGIVVQTNPMYMERELEYQLNDSGAKAIVCLDLLYPKVSAVRDKTPVEHVIVTGVKDYLPFPKNVIYPFIQKKEHNIVVKVESGPNTHLFTDVIRFGAFKELDVQINPEEDLALLQYTGGTTGSPKGVMLTHKNLVSNTAMSMTWMYNLKKGEERILAILPFFHVFGLTVVLNLSVMFRAKMIILPKFDAEDTLKTIQKQKPTIFPGAPTIYIALLNHPKIKNYDLSSIDSCISGSAPLPVEVQEKFEAVTGGKLVEGYGLTEASPVTHSNFLWEKRVKGSIGVPWPDTDAMIVSPETGERAKPGEIGELAVKGPQVMKGYWNRPEETAATFLNGEWLLTGDLGYMDDDGYFYIVDRKKDMIIAGGFNIYPREIEEVLYEHEAIQEAVVAGIPDPYRGETVKAYIVVKEGLSLTEQEVNDYCRKHLAAYKVPRLIEFREELPKTAVGKILRRQLVEEEKEKITEAQ; the protein is encoded by the coding sequence ATGGAACAATTGTCCCAGAACCCATGGCTTAAACACTATCCAGAACAAATCGGGGAAAAACTTGACTATCCTGATAAACCAGTAGGCCAGTTCTTGAAGGAAGCGGACGAAGAGATGCCGGAAAAGAAAGCGCTTCACTTTTTGGGGAAGGAAATGACCTACAAAGAAGTGTACGAACAGGCTGTCAGGTTTGCTAATTATCTTCAAACACTCGGCATCCAAAAAGGTGACAGGGTTTCCATCATGCTGCCCAACAGTCCACAGGGAGTGATCAGTTATTATGGAATTCTGCTGGCCGGTGGAATCGTCGTCCAGACAAATCCGATGTATATGGAACGCGAATTGGAGTACCAGCTGAATGATTCAGGTGCAAAAGCTATTGTATGCCTGGATTTGCTGTATCCGAAAGTAAGCGCCGTCAGAGATAAGACGCCAGTCGAGCATGTTATCGTGACAGGAGTCAAGGACTATCTTCCATTTCCGAAGAATGTGATTTACCCCTTCATCCAAAAGAAGGAGCATAACATTGTCGTGAAAGTGGAAAGCGGCCCGAATACTCATTTGTTCACGGATGTGATTCGCTTTGGTGCATTCAAAGAATTGGATGTTCAGATCAACCCTGAGGAAGACCTGGCCCTCCTCCAGTATACGGGAGGCACCACCGGCAGCCCGAAAGGAGTCATGCTCACGCATAAAAACCTCGTTTCCAATACGGCAATGAGTATGACGTGGATGTATAATTTGAAAAAAGGGGAAGAACGGATCCTGGCAATTCTCCCGTTTTTCCATGTATTCGGGCTTACAGTCGTCTTAAACCTATCCGTCATGTTCCGCGCCAAAATGATTATCTTGCCGAAGTTCGATGCAGAAGATACACTTAAAACGATACAGAAACAAAAACCAACGATTTTTCCGGGAGCTCCGACCATTTATATCGCACTTCTTAATCATCCGAAAATCAAGAATTATGATCTGTCTTCCATCGATTCCTGCATAAGCGGATCTGCTCCGCTACCGGTGGAAGTCCAGGAGAAATTCGAGGCTGTTACCGGCGGAAAACTTGTAGAAGGTTATGGCCTGACTGAAGCATCACCTGTCACCCACTCCAATTTCCTCTGGGAAAAAAGGGTTAAAGGGAGTATCGGGGTGCCGTGGCCGGACACTGATGCAATGATCGTTTCACCAGAAACAGGTGAACGGGCAAAGCCTGGGGAGATAGGAGAACTGGCAGTGAAAGGCCCGCAAGTCATGAAAGGATATTGGAACAGACCGGAAGAAACGGCGGCAACCTTCCTCAATGGCGAGTGGCTGTTAACTGGTGATCTCGGCTATATGGATGATGATGGGTATTTTTATATCGTGGACCGGAAAAAAGACATGATCATAGCAGGCGGCTTCAATATCTATCCGCGTGAGATCGAAGAAGTCCTATATGAACATGAAGCGATCCAGGAAGCAGTGGTGGCAGGAATTCCAGATCCATACCGCGGCGAAACGGTGAAAGCTTACATTGTTGTAAAGGAAGGGCTCTCTTTGACAGAACAGGAAGTCAATGATTACTGCCGAAAACACCTTGCCGCATATAAAGTGCCGCGCCTGATCGAATTCAGGGAAGAACTGCCGAAGACAGCTGTCGGTAAAATTTTGCGCAGGCAGCTCGTCGAGGAAGAAAAAGAAAAAATCACGGAGGCCCAGTAA
- a CDS encoding electron transfer flavoprotein subunit beta/FixA family protein: MNIYVIMKRTFDTEEKISIDNGRIAEEGAEFIINPYDEYAIEEAIQIRDNNSGEVTVVTVGGEEAEKELRTALAMGCDKAVLINTEEDVEEGDQFTTARILEQFFSDKEYDLILGGNVAIDSGSGQVGPRLAERLNIPYVTTITKIEVDGENVKIERDVEGDTEMIETSLPLLVTAQQGLNEPRYPSLPGIMKAKKKPLEELEIDDLDLDEDDVEPKTKTIEIFLPPEKEAGKVLEGELEDQVKELVSLLRNEAKVI; encoded by the coding sequence ATGAATATTTATGTGATTATGAAAAGAACATTCGACACAGAAGAAAAAATCTCGATCGATAACGGCCGAATTGCTGAGGAGGGTGCTGAATTCATCATTAACCCTTATGATGAATATGCAATTGAAGAAGCTATTCAAATCCGTGACAACAACAGCGGTGAAGTGACGGTTGTGACTGTCGGCGGTGAAGAAGCGGAAAAGGAACTGCGCACAGCGCTGGCAATGGGCTGTGACAAAGCCGTACTGATCAATACCGAAGAAGATGTCGAGGAAGGCGACCAGTTTACGACTGCCCGAATCCTGGAACAATTTTTCTCTGATAAAGAATATGATCTGATCCTGGGGGGCAACGTTGCCATCGATTCAGGATCCGGCCAGGTTGGCCCTCGTCTTGCTGAACGCTTGAACATACCATACGTCACCACTATCACTAAGATTGAGGTCGACGGTGAAAATGTGAAAATCGAGCGGGATGTTGAAGGGGATACCGAAATGATTGAAACGTCTTTGCCGCTGCTCGTAACAGCCCAGCAAGGATTGAATGAACCCCGCTACCCATCTCTTCCGGGCATCATGAAAGCGAAGAAAAAACCGTTGGAAGAACTGGAAATAGACGATCTTGATCTTGATGAAGACGATGTCGAACCTAAAACAAAGACAATCGAAATTTTCCTTCCTCCAGAAAAAGAAGCAGGCAAAGTGCTGGAAGGTGAATTGGAAGATCAGGTGAAAGAACTGGTTTCATTACTTCGCAACGAAGCAAAAGTAATTTAA
- a CDS encoding NAD-dependent epimerase/dehydratase family protein: MKILVTGGAGFIGSRLAKQLIGKGHDILIMDNLHPYYDPVRKRAQLADVKEAGDFLFKDENLLNEDAALTIFKEYQPEAVVHLAAIPGVPVSLEKPHEYIDYDIKATVNALKAAGESGARHFIFASSSSVYGEQSGMPLHEGQAWGNPVSPYAAAKFGAEAFCRAYQSIYQFDLSILRFFTVYGPWGRPDMAIPIFLDRLLSGRKITLNGMGIARDFTYIDDIISGIEQALAYPFRNETFNLGAGKPEKMETLLAMLNKHFPEMDVEQRPFRKGDVTETWANISKAGKMLGYKPKITLEEGLERTIAWYKEHTHGKSYNSC; the protein is encoded by the coding sequence ATGAAAATACTTGTTACAGGCGGAGCGGGCTTCATCGGTAGCCGGCTGGCTAAACAATTGATAGGCAAAGGCCATGACATATTGATTATGGATAACTTACATCCATACTATGATCCTGTCCGGAAAAGGGCGCAGCTGGCTGATGTCAAGGAAGCAGGGGACTTTTTGTTTAAGGATGAAAACCTGCTGAATGAAGATGCGGCTTTAACCATATTTAAAGAATACCAACCTGAAGCAGTCGTACATCTTGCTGCGATACCCGGCGTGCCGGTTTCCCTTGAGAAACCTCATGAATATATCGATTATGATATCAAAGCAACGGTAAATGCTTTGAAGGCTGCGGGTGAGTCAGGTGCCCGGCACTTTATTTTTGCCTCCTCTTCATCCGTTTATGGGGAACAATCCGGCATGCCCCTTCATGAAGGACAGGCATGGGGGAACCCTGTCTCCCCTTATGCTGCAGCAAAATTCGGCGCTGAAGCGTTTTGCCGTGCATACCAGTCGATTTATCAGTTCGATTTAAGCATCCTTCGCTTCTTCACCGTGTACGGCCCGTGGGGACGGCCGGATATGGCCATTCCGATTTTTCTTGACAGGCTGCTGTCAGGAAGAAAGATTACATTGAATGGAATGGGAATCGCAAGGGACTTCACCTATATTGATGATATTATTTCAGGAATTGAACAGGCACTTGCGTATCCGTTCCGTAATGAAACTTTCAATCTGGGTGCAGGGAAACCTGAAAAAATGGAAACCCTGCTTGCTATGCTTAATAAACATTTCCCGGAAATGGATGTCGAGCAAAGGCCGTTCCGGAAAGGCGATGTTACCGAAACGTGGGCAAATATATCGAAGGCAGGGAAGATGCTCGGGTATAAGCCCAAAATTACACTTGAAGAAGGGCTTGAACGCACCATTGCGTGGTATAAAGAGCATACCCATGGGAAATCGTATAATTCTTGTTAG
- a CDS encoding endonuclease MutS2, whose protein sequence is MKHALHTLEFDKVKERLRSHAASSLGKDKADRLEPSADREEVAYWQDETDEAVHVLRVKGNVPLGGVFDIRPQVKRAQIGGMLNPKELLDISSTLYGAKNMKRFIENLLEEEEVELPILNRHAEEIVTLTNLERRINQSIDDSGRVMDSASEKLRGIRNDLRTTEARIREKLENLTRSSSTQKMLSDAIVTIRNDRFVVPVKQEYRGSFGGMVHDQSSSGATLFIEPQAVVEANNKLQEAKMREKHEVDRILAELSAFVAEDADILLQLVGVLADLDFMFAKGMYSQAIKGSKPAINDEGYMKLNRARHPLIPLDEVVASDVELGGDFSSIVITGPNTGGKTVTLKTIGLIALMAQAGLQVPAHDGSAVTVFEKVFADIGDEQSIEQSLSTFSSHMTNIVEILKHVDHKSLVLFDELGAGTDPQEGAALAIAILDEVYSRGARVVATTHYPELKAYGYNRKGAINASVEFDIETLSPTYRLLIGIPGKSNAFEISKRLGLDTSIIENARGYIGTETNKVENMIASLEQSRKSAERERDEAVRLREEAAAIHQELEEKLAAFTEQREAMMKDAEKKANEAVNLAKEQAEEIITDIRQMQKRQNNAVKEHELIDARKKLEDAAPELAKKRPSPGKVHKAGQQELLPGDEVNVISLGRQGHIVEQSGDNEFTVQLGIMKMKVKRKDLEYINRPQPVETKPMATVKGSTGHVKPELDLRGERFEDALLKVEKYLDDALLAGYPSVTIIHGKGTGALRKGVQEWARKQRAIKNIRSGGMNEGGGGVTVLELK, encoded by the coding sequence ATGAAACATGCACTTCATACTCTCGAATTTGACAAGGTAAAAGAAAGGCTGAGATCGCACGCAGCTTCTTCACTCGGAAAAGACAAAGCTGACAGACTGGAGCCTTCAGCTGACCGGGAGGAAGTTGCTTACTGGCAGGATGAAACGGATGAGGCCGTGCATGTTCTTAGGGTTAAAGGGAATGTGCCGCTTGGCGGTGTGTTTGATATCAGGCCGCAGGTTAAGCGGGCCCAGATCGGCGGCATGCTGAATCCGAAAGAATTGCTGGATATCTCAAGCACGCTGTATGGCGCGAAAAATATGAAGCGATTCATCGAGAATCTGCTTGAGGAAGAAGAAGTGGAGTTGCCGATCCTTAACCGGCATGCAGAAGAGATTGTCACGCTTACAAACCTTGAACGGCGAATCAATCAAAGTATTGATGACAGCGGCCGTGTGATGGACAGTGCCAGCGAAAAACTGCGCGGTATCCGGAATGACCTCAGAACGACGGAAGCCCGGATCAGGGAGAAACTTGAAAACTTGACACGGAGTTCTTCTACACAAAAAATGCTTTCTGATGCCATAGTCACCATCCGCAACGACCGTTTTGTCGTACCGGTGAAACAGGAGTACCGTGGATCCTTCGGCGGCATGGTCCATGACCAGTCTTCTTCGGGGGCAACCCTCTTCATTGAGCCGCAGGCTGTTGTTGAAGCGAATAATAAGCTTCAAGAGGCCAAAATGCGCGAAAAGCATGAGGTTGACCGTATCCTCGCGGAATTATCGGCATTTGTTGCTGAAGATGCCGACATACTGCTTCAGCTTGTCGGAGTGCTTGCCGACCTGGATTTCATGTTCGCTAAAGGGATGTACAGCCAGGCCATCAAAGGCTCGAAGCCAGCCATTAATGATGAAGGCTATATGAAACTTAACCGGGCACGCCATCCGCTTATCCCGCTTGATGAAGTGGTCGCAAGTGATGTTGAACTGGGCGGTGACTTCAGTTCCATCGTCATTACCGGACCAAATACAGGCGGAAAAACTGTTACGCTCAAAACAATCGGCCTGATTGCATTGATGGCTCAGGCGGGATTGCAGGTGCCGGCCCATGACGGATCGGCCGTTACCGTTTTTGAGAAGGTGTTCGCCGACATCGGTGATGAACAGTCGATCGAACAAAGCCTCAGTACCTTTTCTTCACATATGACGAATATCGTGGAGATTTTAAAGCATGTCGATCATAAGAGCCTTGTTCTGTTTGATGAGCTTGGAGCTGGAACCGATCCTCAGGAAGGTGCGGCGCTCGCGATCGCCATTCTGGATGAAGTATACAGCAGGGGGGCAAGGGTCGTTGCGACCACCCACTATCCTGAACTGAAAGCATACGGTTATAACCGTAAAGGGGCCATTAATGCAAGTGTGGAATTTGATATAGAGACACTCAGTCCAACGTATCGCCTTTTGATTGGCATACCTGGCAAAAGCAATGCATTTGAAATCTCAAAAAGGCTTGGACTGGACACTTCCATCATTGAAAATGCCAGAGGGTATATCGGCACTGAAACGAACAAAGTGGAGAACATGATCGCATCGCTCGAACAAAGCCGCAAGAGTGCAGAGCGGGAAAGAGACGAGGCCGTGCGTCTCCGCGAAGAGGCTGCGGCAATCCATCAAGAGCTGGAAGAAAAACTGGCGGCTTTCACCGAGCAGCGGGAAGCGATGATGAAGGATGCCGAGAAAAAAGCGAACGAAGCGGTCAATCTGGCTAAAGAGCAAGCAGAGGAAATTATCACTGACATCAGGCAGATGCAAAAACGCCAGAATAACGCGGTCAAGGAGCATGAGCTGATAGATGCGCGCAAAAAACTGGAAGATGCAGCACCTGAGCTTGCCAAAAAGCGTCCTTCACCGGGCAAAGTGCATAAGGCCGGCCAGCAAGAACTTCTTCCGGGAGATGAAGTGAATGTCATCAGTCTCGGCCGGCAGGGGCATATCGTTGAACAATCGGGTGACAATGAATTCACCGTACAGCTTGGGATTATGAAGATGAAAGTGAAGAGGAAAGACCTGGAATACATTAACAGGCCCCAGCCGGTAGAAACGAAGCCCATGGCGACTGTAAAAGGGAGCACTGGACATGTGAAACCGGAGCTGGATTTACGGGGTGAACGGTTTGAAGATGCACTGCTCAAAGTTGAAAAGTATTTGGACGATGCGCTCCTGGCCGGCTATCCGTCTGTTACAATTATCCATGGTAAAGGGACTGGTGCACTGCGCAAGGGCGTGCAGGAATGGGCCAGAAAACAGCGGGCGATTAAAAATATCCGATCTGGCGGCATGAACGAAGGCGGCGGCGGAGTAACAGTCCTCGAACTGAAATAA